One Myxococcales bacterium genomic region harbors:
- the pdxH gene encoding pyridoxamine 5'-phosphate oxidase, with translation MIDEKIARLRQEYGDAPLDPEDLPADPMSAFRLFFDSAVASGLPEPNAMTLATTTPDGPAARVVLLKGADERGFSFYTNYESDKAHELAASPVCALVFSWVEIHRQVRVRGRSEKVPREESEAYFRVRPRESQLGAWASKQSSVLASRAVLEAAMAEVTARFEGKDVPLPPAWGGYRVVPDVLELWQGRRNRLHDRVRYTRMGDGWARERLSP, from the coding sequence ATGATCGACGAGAAGATCGCGCGGCTGCGCCAAGAGTACGGTGACGCTCCCCTCGACCCCGAAGACCTCCCGGCCGATCCGATGAGCGCCTTTCGTCTCTTCTTCGACTCGGCCGTCGCCTCGGGGTTGCCCGAGCCGAACGCGATGACGCTCGCCACGACCACGCCCGACGGGCCGGCCGCGCGCGTCGTGCTCTTGAAGGGCGCCGACGAGCGGGGCTTCTCGTTTTATACGAACTACGAGAGCGACAAGGCGCACGAGCTCGCGGCGAGCCCGGTGTGCGCGCTCGTCTTCTCGTGGGTCGAGATCCACCGCCAGGTGCGTGTGCGCGGCCGATCCGAGAAGGTCCCGCGGGAGGAGTCCGAGGCTTATTTTCGCGTGCGCCCGAGAGAGAGCCAGCTCGGGGCGTGGGCGTCGAAGCAGAGCTCGGTGCTCGCGTCGCGCGCCGTGCTCGAGGCGGCCATGGCCGAGGTGACCGCCCGCTTCGAGGGAAAGGATGTCCCGCTCCCGCCGGCCTGGGGCGGCTACCGTGTCGTCCCCGACGTGCTCGAGCTGTGGCAGGGGCGCAGGAACCGCCTCCACGATCGCGTGCGCTATACACGAATGGGCGACGGGTGGGCTCGCGAGCGCCTCTCCCCGTGA
- a CDS encoding GAF domain-containing protein produces MSLPTSANGSLSTHGPLAERMDALAAHLAQLAPKVHARVGRPHPLLASLLRDGCMVVFVPARVWDKGRTILAPFAPLCAEGKALLLLVGRPTSRDFTRAGGLGVATVLADDATAEELEVATDRAFELLEAKGHAESRAASLSRYRYEIGELVDIARAMTTERDVSKLLGLILEKSRFVTGADAGSIYVVENEGSTLRFKLSQNDSVSFDSREFTMPLSNRSIAGAAAVDKRAIKIDDVYALPVDSTFAFDRRFDEKIGYRTKSMITVPLISQRDEVIGVIQLINKKRDPRAKLADADDVALQVVPFDDRSEELLRMVAAQAGISLETAMLYQEIQALFEGFVRASVEAIESRDPTTSGHSRRVADLTVSLAKAVDTISSGPYQGASFTKEDLKELEYASLLHDFGKIGVRENVLVKAKKLYDERLVLVKARFDFVSRSIEADILRRKLKAVEAHAPLSELRALDEEMARRLKELDDAFQTVLAANEPSVLAAGDFAKIEALAKEWYFDVGGETKLLLEPDEVVALSVKKGSLTPAEYEEITGHVSHTFKFLSQIPWGKALRRVPHIAGAHHERLNGTGYPNRLRAEEIPVQSKMMSITDIFDALTASDRPYKKAVPLERAIDILEYAVKDGHVDGDLVRIFKEARCWEPPR; encoded by the coding sequence ATGAGCCTCCCCACCTCGGCGAACGGAAGCCTCTCCACCCACGGCCCTCTGGCGGAGCGCATGGACGCGCTCGCGGCACACCTCGCCCAGCTCGCGCCGAAGGTGCACGCGCGTGTCGGCAGGCCGCACCCGCTCCTCGCGTCGCTCCTCCGAGACGGCTGCATGGTGGTCTTCGTCCCGGCGCGCGTGTGGGACAAGGGGCGCACGATCCTCGCGCCGTTCGCGCCCCTCTGCGCCGAGGGCAAGGCCCTGCTCCTGCTCGTCGGCAGGCCCACTTCCCGCGATTTCACCCGTGCCGGAGGCCTCGGCGTCGCCACCGTGCTCGCCGACGACGCGACGGCCGAAGAGCTCGAGGTCGCCACCGATCGCGCGTTCGAGCTGCTCGAGGCCAAAGGCCACGCCGAGAGCCGCGCGGCCTCGCTCTCGCGCTACCGGTACGAGATCGGCGAGCTCGTCGACATCGCGCGCGCCATGACCACCGAGCGCGACGTCAGCAAGCTTCTCGGGCTCATCCTCGAGAAGAGCCGGTTCGTCACGGGCGCGGACGCCGGCAGCATCTACGTGGTCGAGAACGAGGGGAGCACCCTGAGGTTCAAGCTCTCGCAGAACGACAGCGTCTCGTTCGACTCGCGCGAGTTCACGATGCCGCTCTCGAACCGCTCGATCGCCGGCGCCGCCGCGGTAGACAAGCGCGCCATCAAGATCGACGACGTGTACGCCTTGCCGGTCGACTCCACCTTCGCCTTCGATCGCAGGTTCGACGAGAAGATCGGCTACCGCACGAAGAGCATGATCACGGTGCCGCTCATCTCGCAGCGGGACGAGGTCATCGGCGTCATCCAGCTCATCAACAAAAAGCGCGACCCCCGCGCGAAGCTCGCCGACGCCGACGACGTCGCGCTCCAGGTGGTCCCCTTCGACGACCGGAGCGAAGAGCTCTTGCGCATGGTCGCCGCGCAGGCCGGCATCTCGCTCGAGACGGCGATGCTCTATCAAGAGATCCAGGCGCTCTTCGAGGGCTTCGTGCGCGCGAGCGTCGAGGCGATCGAGTCGCGCGACCCGACCACGAGCGGTCACTCGCGCCGCGTGGCCGATCTGACCGTTTCCCTCGCCAAGGCCGTCGACACCATCTCGAGCGGCCCCTACCAGGGGGCGAGCTTCACGAAGGAGGACCTGAAGGAGCTCGAATACGCGAGTCTTCTCCATGACTTCGGAAAAATCGGGGTCCGCGAGAACGTGCTCGTGAAGGCCAAGAAGCTCTACGACGAGCGGCTCGTCCTCGTGAAGGCCCGGTTCGATTTCGTCTCGCGATCGATCGAGGCCGACATCTTGCGGCGCAAGCTCAAGGCGGTCGAAGCCCACGCGCCGCTCAGCGAGCTGCGGGCCCTCGACGAAGAGATGGCGCGCCGCTTGAAGGAGCTCGACGACGCCTTCCAGACGGTGCTCGCCGCCAACGAGCCCTCGGTGCTCGCGGCCGGTGATTTCGCCAAGATCGAGGCCCTCGCCAAGGAGTGGTACTTCGACGTCGGGGGCGAAACGAAGCTCCTGCTCGAGCCCGACGAGGTCGTCGCCCTGTCGGTCAAGAAGGGCTCGCTGACCCCCGCGGAGTACGAGGAGATCACCGGCCACGTCTCTCACACGTTCAAGTTCCTCTCGCAGATCCCCTGGGGAAAGGCGCTGCGCAGGGTGCCGCATATCGCGGGAGCCCACCACGAGCGCCTGAACGGCACGGGCTACCCGAACCGCCTCCGCGCCGAAGAGATCCCCGTCCAGTCGAAGATGATGAGCATCACCGACATCTTCGACGCGCTCACCGCGAGCGACCGCCCCTACAAAAAGGCCGTGCCGCTCGAGCGCGCGATCGACATCCTCGAGTACGCCGTGAAGGACGGCCACGTCGACGGGGACCTCGTGCGGATCTTCAAAGAGGCGCGTTGCTGGGAGCCCCCGCGCTGA